The proteins below are encoded in one region of Citrobacter enshiensis:
- the efeO gene encoding iron uptake system protein EfeO — MTINFRRNALQLGIAALFASAFTAHAADIPQVKVTVNDKQCEPMTLTVNAGKTQFIILNHSQKALEWEILKGVMVVEERENIAPGFSQKMTVNLQPGEYDMTCGLLTNPKGKLIVKGSATAEAAQSNALLSLSGSITEYKAYVTAETAQLVTGTKAFTDAIKAGDIEKAKSLYAPTRQHYERIEPIAELFSDLDGSIDAREDDYEQKAADPKFTGFHRLEKALFGDNSTKGMEKYADQLYTDVVDLQTRISELAFPPSKVVGGAAGLIEEVAASKISGEEDRYSHTDLWDFQANVDGAQKIVNLLRPQLQKSNAELLAKVDANFKKVDAILAKYRTKEGFETYDKLTDADRNALKGPITTLAEDLSQLRGVLGLD; from the coding sequence ATGACGATTAACTTCCGCCGTAACGCGCTGCAGTTGGGCATTGCTGCGCTGTTCGCCTCCGCTTTTACTGCTCATGCAGCTGATATTCCACAGGTTAAAGTCACCGTTAATGATAAACAGTGTGAACCGATGACCCTGACAGTGAATGCCGGGAAAACGCAGTTCATTATTCTGAACCACAGCCAGAAAGCGCTGGAGTGGGAAATTCTCAAAGGCGTGATGGTGGTGGAAGAACGCGAAAACATCGCCCCCGGCTTCAGTCAGAAAATGACCGTGAATCTGCAACCGGGTGAATATGACATGACCTGCGGTCTGCTGACCAACCCGAAAGGGAAGCTGATCGTCAAAGGCAGCGCAACGGCAGAGGCGGCGCAAAGCAACGCGCTATTGAGTCTGAGTGGCTCGATTACAGAGTATAAAGCTTATGTAACGGCAGAAACCGCACAGCTGGTGACCGGCACAAAAGCGTTTACCGATGCCATTAAAGCGGGTGATATCGAGAAAGCAAAATCACTGTATGCGCCAACGCGTCAGCATTACGAGCGTATTGAACCAATCGCAGAACTCTTCTCTGATCTTGATGGCAGTATCGATGCGCGTGAAGATGATTACGAACAGAAAGCGGCGGATCCGAAATTTACTGGCTTCCACCGTCTGGAAAAAGCCCTGTTCGGCGACAACAGTACGAAAGGCATGGAAAAATATGCCGACCAGCTTTATACCGATGTGGTGGATCTGCAAACGCGTATCAGCGAGTTGGCTTTCCCGCCGTCAAAAGTGGTGGGCGGGGCTGCCGGTCTGATTGAAGAAGTTGCGGCCAGTAAAATTAGCGGCGAGGAAGATCGCTACAGCCACACTGACCTGTGGGACTTCCAGGCAAACGTCGATGGCGCGCAAAAAATTGTCAACCTTTTGCGTCCGCAGCTACAAAAATCCAATGCGGAATTACTGGCGAAAGTGGATGCCAACTTTAAGAAAGTGGATGCTATCCTGGCAAAATATCGCACCAAAGAGGGATTTGAGACCTATGACAAGCTGACCGATGCCGATCGTAACGCCCTGAAAGGGCCAATCACGACGCTGGCGGAAGATTTGTCTCAATTGCGCGGCGTACTGGGTCTGGATTAA
- the efeU gene encoding iron uptake transporter permease EfeU codes for MFVPFLIMLREGLEAALIVSLIASYLKRTQRGRWIGVMWIGVILAAGLCLALGIFINETTGEFPQKEQELFEGIVAVIAVVILTWMVFWMRKVSRNVKVQLEQAVDSALQRGNHHGWALVMMVFFAVAREGLESVFFLLAAFQQDVGFWPPLGAMLGLATAVVLGFLLYWGGIRLNLGAFFKWTSLFILLVAAGLAAGAIRAFHEAGLWNHFQDVAFDMSSILSTHSLFGTLMEGIFGYQEAPSVSEVAVWFIYLIPALVLFALPPRAGTTASRTAP; via the coding sequence ATGTTTGTTCCGTTTCTAATTATGTTACGCGAAGGGCTTGAGGCTGCGCTGATTGTGAGTTTGATCGCCAGCTATCTGAAGCGTACCCAGCGCGGTCGCTGGATTGGTGTGATGTGGATTGGGGTGATTCTGGCGGCGGGATTGTGCCTGGCGCTGGGGATCTTCATCAATGAAACCACGGGTGAATTTCCGCAGAAGGAACAAGAGCTGTTTGAAGGCATTGTGGCAGTCATTGCCGTGGTGATCCTGACCTGGATGGTGTTCTGGATGCGTAAAGTGTCGCGCAACGTCAAAGTACAACTGGAGCAAGCTGTCGACAGCGCATTGCAGCGGGGAAATCATCACGGCTGGGCGTTGGTCATGATGGTCTTCTTCGCCGTTGCCCGTGAAGGGCTGGAATCGGTGTTCTTCCTGTTGGCTGCGTTTCAACAGGACGTTGGATTCTGGCCGCCGCTGGGCGCGATGCTGGGACTGGCCACCGCAGTGGTGCTCGGTTTCTTACTGTATTGGGGCGGGATCCGCCTTAATCTTGGCGCTTTTTTCAAATGGACCAGCCTGTTCATTTTGCTGGTTGCTGCCGGGCTTGCTGCCGGTGCGATCCGCGCGTTTCACGAAGCGGGACTGTGGAACCACTTCCAGGATGTGGCATTTGATATGAGCAGTATCCTCTCAACCCATTCGCTGTTTGGAACGCTGATGGAGGGTATTTTCGGCTATCAGGAAGCGCCCAGCGTGAGTGAAGTCGCTGTCTGGTTTATCTATCTGATTCCGGCGTTGGTGCTGTTTGCGCTGCCGCCTCGTGCAGGTACGACGGCGTCTCGTACAGCACCCTGA
- the putP gene encoding sodium/proline symporter PutP, translated as MAISTPMLVTFCVYILGMILIGFIAWRSTKNFDDYILGGRSLGPFVTALSAGASDMSGWLLMGLPGAIFISGISESWIAIGLTLGAWINWKLVAGRLRVHTEYNNNALTLPDYFTGRFEDNSRILRIISAAVILLFFTIYCASGIVAGARLFESTFGMSYETALWAGAAATILYTFIGGFLAVSWTDTVQASLMIFALILTPVMVIIAVGGFGDSLEVIKQKSIENVDMLKGLNFVAIISLMGWGLGYFGQPHILARFMAADSHHSIVHARRISMTWMILCLAGAVAVGFFGIAYFNDNPALAGAVNQNSERVFIELAQILFNPWIAGILLSAILAAVMSTLSCQLLVCSSAITEDLYKAFLRKGASQQELVWVGRLMVLVVALVSIALAANPENRVLGLVSYAWAGFGAAFGPVVLFSVMWSRMTRNGALAGMIIGAVTVIVWKQFAWLGLYEIIPGFIFGSLGIVVFSLLDKAPSAAMQARFAKADAHYHSAPPSRLQEQ; from the coding sequence ATGGCTATTAGCACACCGATGCTGGTGACATTTTGTGTCTATATTTTGGGCATGATATTGATTGGGTTTATTGCATGGCGTTCAACGAAGAACTTTGATGATTATATTCTGGGTGGCCGTAGCCTCGGGCCATTTGTGACCGCATTGTCGGCGGGTGCATCGGATATGAGCGGCTGGCTGCTGATGGGACTGCCAGGCGCGATTTTCATTTCAGGCATTTCAGAAAGCTGGATCGCGATTGGCCTGACATTAGGCGCGTGGATCAACTGGAAGCTGGTGGCGGGCCGTCTGCGCGTACATACCGAATACAACAATAACGCGTTAACCCTGCCGGACTACTTCACCGGACGTTTTGAAGACAACAGCCGCATTCTGCGTATTATCTCCGCGGCGGTTATTCTGCTGTTTTTCACCATCTATTGTGCTTCAGGCATCGTGGCGGGGGCGCGCCTGTTCGAAAGCACCTTCGGCATGAGCTATGAAACGGCGCTGTGGGCAGGGGCGGCAGCGACCATCCTTTACACCTTTATTGGCGGTTTCCTCGCGGTAAGCTGGACCGACACCGTTCAGGCCAGCCTGATGATTTTTGCGCTGATCCTGACGCCGGTAATGGTCATTATCGCCGTGGGCGGGTTTGGCGACTCGCTGGAGGTTATCAAACAAAAGAGCATTGAGAATGTGGACATGCTCAAAGGGCTGAATTTTGTCGCCATTATCTCCCTGATGGGCTGGGGGCTGGGTTACTTCGGTCAGCCACACATCCTGGCGCGCTTTATGGCGGCGGACTCTCACCACAGCATCGTGCATGCGCGTCGTATCAGTATGACCTGGATGATCCTGTGTCTGGCGGGGGCAGTGGCCGTCGGCTTCTTCGGTATCGCATACTTCAACGATAATCCGGCACTGGCTGGAGCGGTTAACCAGAACTCTGAGCGCGTCTTCATCGAACTGGCGCAAATTCTGTTCAACCCGTGGATTGCCGGTATTCTGCTGTCTGCCATTCTGGCTGCGGTGATGTCGACCCTCAGCTGCCAGCTGCTGGTATGCTCCAGTGCGATTACCGAAGATCTGTACAAAGCCTTCCTGCGCAAAGGGGCCAGCCAGCAAGAGTTGGTGTGGGTAGGGCGTCTGATGGTGCTGGTGGTGGCGCTGGTGTCTATCGCGCTGGCTGCTAACCCTGAGAACCGGGTTCTTGGCCTGGTGAGCTACGCCTGGGCCGGCTTTGGCGCTGCATTTGGTCCGGTGGTCCTGTTCTCTGTGATGTGGTCGCGAATGACCCGCAACGGCGCGCTGGCCGGGATGATCATCGGTGCTGTCACCGTCATTGTCTGGAAACAGTTCGCCTGGCTGGGCCTGTATGAAATCATTCCAGGCTTTATTTTCGGTAGTCTGGGGATTGTGGTCTTCAGTTTGCTGGACAAAGCGCCGTCTGCCGCTATGCAGGCACGCTTTGCGAAAGCGGATGCGCATTACCATTCGGCGCCGCCGTCGCGTCTGCAGGAGCAGTAA